gCCTGGGGTATTTCCGGGCCCTTGCCGGATCGCATCTTCGTATGATGGTGGGGGAAGGTCCATGGTTGTATTTGTTTGGAGGTCACTTTACCTTCAAGGTAAGCTTGCGGATTATGTGCAGGGAAGCAGAGTAGAAGAACGATATATTTGTGCTTGCATCGCCCTTCTTGGCTGACGACGTCCATGGACGGGTACGGCTTGTTAGGGGGGCTGTGCCATggggtcttcttcttgtgcCAGATGGTATTGGTTGGAGGCAGCTGAGCCGTGCCCAAGTGGAGCCTGTCACGATCTCTTGTGAGACCCTGAGAAATAGATGTTGAGAGTGTGGTATATATAGTAGCAAAGTGAATAAAATAAAGTCATGAACATTCATTGGCTTCAATACTAGACACCTCTAGACAGATCGTGGgtatatatactctataaCTTCAACAACACTTCAACAACACCGCCATGTCTATACCATCAAAATGCAACTCAACTCTCGCCATTTATGCATAATCAAAACAATACCGCTAAACATCAAATCCGTCAAATAGTTCAGTTGTTccacccagacccagcacTCGCGCGACGCCCACCAATACCAGGCTTATAGTGCTCGCGCTGCTCCCACGAGTTCTGCATCCGCACGATCTGCCCCCGGGTAAACTCCGTAAGGCACCGATCATCAGTATAGTCCATAAAGTTATGGAACGGGTCAGACCCAGGGATAGAGAAAGAGTTCAGAGTCTCATTCCGGCCGCGGCAGGTATCCCGGAAGCGAGGGCACCCCTCGGCTTGGGTTCCCTCGGCGGGGGTATCGAAGACGTAGTCGCCGTGGCCGCGGCAGCCGGCGGTTGggtcgtcttcttcggcgtcctCGCTGGGCTCGAAGGTGTGGAGCAGGTTCAGCCAGTGGCCGACTTCGTGGACGGCGGTGATGCCTAGGTCGTAGGGGGCTTTGCCGCCGGGGAGGGTCTGCAGGTCGCACATTACGCCGTCGAGTTTGAGCTGGTTGGGGCCTTTGTCGGTGGGAAATGTTCTGTTTTTGCATTAGTATATGTGGAGGAGATGATTATGGTGGATAGGGACTTACGCGACACCGAGCAGGTCTTCTTCCAGGTCAACGAAGTAGAGGTTGGCGGACTTGAAGTCACCGCGGCGGAGAGAGCTCTTCAtgtcgagctcctcgtcgcttTCAGAGTAGATGTCCAGCCAGCTTGCGTTGTAGGTGTATGAGACGTTGATGAGCTTGAACGAGAAGCCGGTGGGTTCGTAGTGGTGGTTCAGCACGGCTATCTGGTCGTTCACGCGCTGCGGGATCTTGGTGTGGTTTGCGGTGGTGTTGCCGTTGACGATGTGGATGTAGGTGTCAATCTCGACATCGAAGACATCGCGGGCTGCAGGCTGATGGGCCTCGCGAGCTTCTCTCTCGTGGAGGAACTTGTGGTACGACCGTTGCTCTTCAGAGACACGGCGTGTACCGCAGCGGGCGGCAGCCAGAgcgccgaagccgaggaggatggggaggaaaCGCATGGTGTGATATTAGAGTGATGATTGTGATGATGAGAGGATTGATTGAGCCATGGTCGAGGTTAAGGTCCTCTTTATATGTATTGTTTTGCTGCTTCATTGTGGTGAGACTGCGGATCAGGGCTTGCTCCACAGGGCTTATACGACCTGGCTTACTGCTGGACAGCCACGACCCGCCGCAGATCCGGCTGCCAAGCTTGTCTTGTTGGTTGTGAAGAGCTTCAGCCCCGTGTAACGCTTCTAGCTGGTCTATTTATAACAGggttttgttgttgtctctTGTTGTTGGTCAATATCGCTGACCCTGCTCGAGCAACCGCCTATCCCGACGACTTCCCAGCGAGAAGCACTGTGCAGTCCTGCAGTCAGCATCCTTTGAGtgccatcctcgtcaccTGCCAATTCTCGTGCTCATCGGTTGCCGTGTTCGTCGTGGCGTAGTTCGAGCGACGTTCTTGCGGAACAGGCAGGCTGTATTGTCGTCTCACCTATTGTTGCAGCAGCTCGTCTCCACGGTGTATCTTTGTTGCAGTTTTGAAGATTACTTTGACgattcctcctcctttggTCATTGTGGATTACGAGAGATCGTCCACGCTGTCTACCTGGCACCAACGCTTCGGCatctctccagtctccacagCCGGGGCTGTGAAGTGTCAAGGCTAAGgaataataaggattattCTTCAATATCTATTGTTTCTGCAAGGCTGCATCCTGCAGAGCCGCTTGTTCGTCCTGCACCCTTCAGTATCGTTCAGTCTGTATCACGATATCCATCAGGTCGCACAGCCGTCTACCGACAGCCAGCAGCCATCCTACACCAAGGAACCGTAAC
This region of Aspergillus puulaauensis MK2 DNA, chromosome 5, nearly complete sequence genomic DNA includes:
- a CDS encoding zinc metalloprotease (COG:O;~EggNog:ENOG410PIAE;~InterPro:IPR008754,IPR024079;~MEROPS:MER0029657;~PFAM:PF05572;~SECRETED:SignalP(1-16);~antiSMASH:Cluster_5.9;~go_function: GO:0008237 - metallopeptidase activity [Evidence IEA]), encoding MRFLPILLGFGALAAARCGTRRVSEEQRSYHKFLHEREAREAHQPAARDVFDVEIDTYIHIVNGNTTANHTKIPQRVNDQIAVLNHHYEPTGFSFKLINVSYTYNASWLDIYSESDEELDMKSSLRRGDFKSANLYFVDLEEDLLGVATFPTDKGPNQLKLDGVMCDLQTLPGGKAPYDLGITAVHEVGHWLNLLHTFEPSEDAEEDDPTAGCRGHGDYVFDTPAEGTQAEGCPRFRDTCRGRNETLNSFSIPGSDPFHNFMDYTDDRCLTEFTRGQIVRMQNSWEQREHYKPGIGGRRASAGSGWNN